A genomic segment from Candidatus Viadribacter manganicus encodes:
- a CDS encoding EAL domain-containing protein yields MTLSSAKNVHYKNDLSRLTAVIGAALVLFGAVLLVIVAYAGWSANRTAVVRERQLVENALDQSVSSVLDQQKAIAWWDDAVANAQRRPLDLDWIDTNIGLYFFETYGHDEVFIIDSSNHPIYATVNGERSDAAAAYNAHRAIFDQIVSEARSGADEGLRQRDQKFGESQGNYSALLGASFGRWAGHIMSVDGEPAVVTTISIVPNLDAGLLQGEPHLLLSVVKIDEAFMAQVGGSLLIPDLSLSQDTVRGSGVLSEAFVADDGTPMGYLAWTPRQPGRSLLLFILPLVAFGVMGAGWLTYLMINRLKRASGDLADREAQSRHQALHDALSGLPNRHHFVEHLQEQLDNLVQTRNNGRVLVAYIDVDRFKDVNDTMGHAAGDTLIMGVAQRLQKSLSREDFLSRFGGDEFAVLRCANGPRAAEELAENLRKAFEESFDVYGQHIKMTASIGIAVSPEHGMSPQELMRHADIALYQGKNQGRDKAMVFCAEMAAEVEQRREIEVELHAALEARELKLHYQPLISCADGRVTGVEALLRWKHPKQGDISPGVFVPIAEEAGLMPALGAFVIERAFEEAKAWPDLEISINLSPVQFRHVDLVELLERLVQEHEINPTRIVLEVTEGILMESSDRNRQILEQVRAMGFKIALDDFGTGYSSLRYLCDFRFDKIKIDRAFVTGIHERKRAMTIIQSVVTLGRGLGMEIVAEGVETEAEASVMRLVGVSELQGFFFSRAVPASEVAALQASFQRPKIETKPGSVMDLRAQLRS; encoded by the coding sequence ATGACATTGAGCAGCGCCAAAAACGTTCATTACAAGAACGATCTGAGCCGCCTGACCGCGGTGATCGGTGCTGCGCTGGTGCTCTTCGGGGCAGTACTGCTGGTTATCGTGGCTTACGCGGGCTGGTCAGCGAACCGGACGGCCGTGGTGCGTGAGCGCCAGCTTGTGGAAAACGCACTCGACCAGAGCGTGAGCTCGGTGCTCGACCAGCAAAAGGCGATCGCCTGGTGGGACGACGCTGTGGCGAACGCCCAGCGCCGGCCTCTCGATCTGGACTGGATCGACACCAATATCGGCCTCTATTTCTTCGAGACCTATGGGCATGATGAAGTCTTCATCATCGATAGCTCGAACCATCCGATTTACGCGACGGTGAACGGCGAGCGCAGCGATGCTGCAGCTGCCTACAACGCACACCGGGCCATCTTCGATCAGATCGTGAGCGAAGCACGCAGCGGCGCCGACGAAGGCTTGCGCCAGCGCGACCAGAAGTTCGGCGAAAGCCAAGGCAATTATAGCGCGCTCCTGGGCGCGAGCTTTGGCCGTTGGGCAGGGCACATCATGAGCGTCGACGGCGAGCCTGCCGTCGTGACGACGATCTCGATCGTGCCGAACCTCGATGCCGGCTTGCTGCAGGGCGAGCCGCACTTGCTGCTTTCGGTTGTGAAGATCGACGAAGCCTTCATGGCGCAGGTTGGCGGTTCGCTGCTGATCCCAGACCTCAGCCTCTCGCAAGACACGGTGCGTGGTTCCGGCGTCTTGTCGGAAGCGTTCGTCGCCGATGACGGCACGCCGATGGGATATTTGGCGTGGACCCCGCGCCAGCCAGGCCGTTCGCTTTTGCTCTTCATTCTGCCGCTGGTTGCCTTTGGCGTGATGGGCGCGGGCTGGCTGACCTACCTCATGATCAACCGGCTGAAGCGGGCTTCGGGCGATCTTGCGGACCGCGAAGCGCAGTCGCGCCATCAGGCGTTGCACGATGCATTGTCGGGCCTGCCGAACCGCCACCATTTCGTCGAGCACTTGCAAGAGCAGCTCGATAATTTGGTTCAAACCCGAAACAACGGCCGGGTTCTGGTCGCTTACATCGACGTTGACCGGTTCAAGGATGTCAACGACACGATGGGTCACGCCGCTGGCGACACGCTCATCATGGGTGTGGCTCAGCGGCTGCAAAAATCGCTCTCGCGCGAGGATTTCCTGTCGCGCTTCGGCGGCGACGAATTTGCGGTTCTGCGCTGCGCCAACGGTCCGCGCGCGGCCGAGGAATTGGCTGAGAACCTGCGCAAGGCGTTCGAGGAAAGCTTCGACGTCTATGGTCAGCACATCAAAATGACCGCCTCGATCGGCATCGCGGTGAGCCCTGAGCACGGCATGTCGCCGCAAGAGCTCATGCGTCATGCCGATATCGCGCTCTATCAGGGCAAGAACCAAGGCCGCGACAAGGCAATGGTGTTCTGCGCCGAGATGGCGGCGGAAGTCGAACAACGCCGTGAGATTGAAGTTGAACTGCACGCCGCGCTCGAAGCGCGCGAGTTGAAATTGCACTACCAGCCGCTGATTTCGTGCGCCGATGGGCGCGTGACGGGCGTGGAGGCGCTGCTGCGCTGGAAACACCCAAAGCAAGGCGACATCTCGCCGGGCGTGTTCGTGCCGATCGCCGAAGAGGCGGGCTTGATGCCGGCTTTGGGAGCGTTCGTGATCGAGCGCGCGTTCGAGGAAGCCAAAGCTTGGCCGGACCTTGAAATCTCAATCAACCTCTCGCCGGTTCAGTTCCGCCACGTCGATCTGGTCGAGCTGCTCGAGCGCCTCGTTCAGGAGCATGAGATCAACCCGACGCGGATCGTGCTCGAGGTGACCGAAGGCATTCTGATGGAATCCAGCGATCGCAACCGCCAGATCCTCGAGCAGGTGCGGGCGATGGGCTTCAAAATTGCCCTCGATGACTTCGGCACCGGCTATTCGTCGTTGCGGTACCTCTGCGACTTCCGCTTCGACAAAATCAAAATCGACCGCGCCTTCGTGACCGGCATCCATGAGCGCAAGCGCGCGATGACGATCATCCAGTCGGTTGTGACGCTGGGCCGGGGCTTGGGCATGGAAATCGTCGCCGAAGGTGTGGAAACCGAGGCTGAGGCTTCGGTTATGCGCCTCGTCGGTGTCAGCGAGCTGCAGGGCTTCTTCTTCTCGCGGGCGGTTCCCGCTTCCGAGGTGGCGGCGCTTCAGGCATCGTTCCAGCGCCCGAAGATCGAAACGAAGCCTGGCAGCGTTATGGACTTGCGCGCCCAATTGCGCAGCTGA
- a CDS encoding autotransporter outer membrane beta-barrel domain-containing protein codes for MRIRRNIQLAGLAVAMVGGVSGTAEAGDRTISTGIDTPVVTSNPDGSTVAGDVTIASGGGSITVDAGETAVTLDSNNDVTNAGALNSNNANNSNAIVIQGGFAGTVTNSGSISLLEDYTITDSDSDGNLDGNLATGTNRHGIFLQAGPTFTGDIISSGFITVEGNNSSGITLNGLLTGDLTVSSALAITGENSFGVAINNGVTGDVSITGGAAVRGQNSIGVHVNSDIGGALNINGSWATTGYLSTTPPTDQSGLDADDLEQGGSVLLVNGNVAGGITIQGIGVENDLNDDGDAEDNETDDNVTAVLASYGSAPTVHVQADGSNLVVGANADGWGLQVRGQLNATGIYNGIEGTALRIEGDGLGATATINGGVAIDNSVSANSAEADAFGVVFGQDSITNLLAVRGSVTSNSASDAAFTSHAVLLEAGASVPAINNSGTIQANYFGETGDAVAIQDLSGTLTTITNSGGIAALLIPTDSDPTDDILPPTPAGDAIAIDVSTSSANVTLNQVAPSVFTDDDAVDDVVVDDDPAILGEIRFGSGNDTINLLAGSIAGDVSFGAGADQLTIDNGASYVGSITDTDSALTINVIDGTLAYSGGTLGITSASFGADSIFGVFLSAVPLETTNITASGTVTFAAGAQIVPVIPAGLPTFGSYTFLTANGGMFGAANVVGAVGGANAPYLYNVFIDTTNPIVEGSPNSLEATFQLRTPAQLGLSANQAIALDPILEALRLDTAASTAMAAITSQYEFFDAYEDLMPNYADGATEVATTAIQQMQSATSNRMSATRLQGLDEVSVWGQEIAYGVTREAPNPNAQEFRGSGFGFAAGIDGPTNNGAMFGLSAAFIASEVEEPGRPDGEISTWFGQLNAYYATAVGPIDLDFIGGAGAGKMQSRRFVEIGNPVAFRALSEADWMAYEGHGAIRASVPLAISETFTVTPQAALTYVAMNEDSYEEEGGGAAIDYAVDSVFSQRLWADVGVEFAANLRFGQQSVVSPRIYAGYRANALDAESERTVRFVSGTTPFTLTDEGVGDGGPLIGIGFDATNGYSTFSLGYEGEFSDQIERHSINAAIRFRF; via the coding sequence ATGCGCATCAGACGTAACATTCAACTCGCTGGCCTTGCGGTGGCTATGGTCGGCGGTGTCTCCGGCACGGCTGAGGCGGGTGATCGAACGATCAGCACCGGCATCGATACGCCGGTTGTCACGTCAAACCCTGACGGCAGTACTGTCGCTGGCGATGTGACGATTGCTTCTGGTGGTGGTTCGATCACCGTCGATGCTGGCGAAACGGCGGTGACACTAGACTCGAACAACGACGTCACCAACGCGGGCGCGCTCAACTCGAACAACGCCAACAACTCGAACGCCATCGTGATCCAGGGCGGCTTTGCCGGCACGGTGACGAACTCAGGCTCGATCAGCCTGCTTGAAGATTACACGATCACCGACAGCGACAGCGACGGCAACCTCGACGGCAACCTCGCGACCGGCACCAACCGCCACGGCATCTTCCTGCAGGCAGGACCGACGTTCACCGGCGACATCATCAGCTCCGGCTTCATCACGGTTGAAGGCAACAATTCATCGGGCATCACGCTCAACGGTTTGCTGACCGGTGATCTCACCGTCAGTAGCGCGTTGGCGATCACGGGCGAAAACTCGTTCGGCGTCGCGATCAATAACGGCGTTACCGGTGACGTTTCGATTACCGGCGGCGCGGCTGTGCGTGGCCAGAACAGCATCGGCGTTCACGTCAACAGCGATATTGGCGGCGCGCTGAATATCAATGGGTCGTGGGCGACGACGGGTTATCTCTCGACGACCCCGCCGACCGATCAAAGCGGCCTTGATGCCGATGACCTTGAGCAGGGCGGTTCGGTGCTGCTCGTCAACGGCAACGTCGCCGGCGGCATCACCATCCAAGGCATCGGCGTCGAGAATGATCTCAACGACGATGGCGACGCCGAGGACAACGAAACCGACGATAACGTCACTGCGGTGCTTGCATCGTATGGCTCGGCGCCGACGGTTCACGTTCAGGCGGACGGCTCGAACCTTGTTGTTGGAGCCAACGCTGACGGCTGGGGCCTGCAGGTGCGCGGCCAGCTTAACGCCACCGGCATCTATAACGGCATTGAAGGTACGGCTCTGCGCATTGAAGGCGATGGCCTTGGCGCGACGGCGACGATCAATGGCGGCGTCGCGATCGATAATTCGGTTTCGGCCAACTCTGCCGAAGCAGATGCGTTTGGTGTCGTGTTCGGACAAGACTCGATCACGAACCTGCTCGCTGTACGCGGCTCGGTTACGTCGAACTCGGCGTCGGACGCTGCGTTCACGTCGCATGCTGTGTTGCTGGAAGCCGGCGCGAGCGTGCCGGCCATCAATAACAGCGGCACGATCCAAGCGAATTATTTCGGCGAAACCGGTGACGCGGTTGCGATCCAGGACCTCTCCGGCACGCTGACGACGATCACGAACTCGGGCGGCATCGCAGCGTTGCTGATCCCGACTGACTCTGATCCGACCGATGATATCTTGCCGCCGACCCCAGCGGGCGATGCGATCGCAATCGACGTTTCGACTTCGAGCGCAAACGTCACGCTGAACCAAGTCGCGCCGTCGGTGTTCACCGACGATGATGCGGTCGACGATGTTGTCGTTGATGATGACCCAGCGATCCTCGGCGAAATTCGCTTCGGCTCGGGCAACGACACGATCAACCTGCTGGCGGGCTCGATTGCGGGCGATGTGTCGTTCGGCGCGGGCGCTGACCAACTCACGATCGATAACGGCGCTTCGTACGTCGGTTCGATCACCGACACCGATAGCGCGCTGACGATCAATGTGATCGACGGCACGTTGGCCTATTCGGGCGGCACGCTCGGCATCACCAGCGCGAGCTTCGGCGCTGACAGTATCTTCGGCGTGTTCCTCTCGGCCGTGCCGTTGGAAACCACGAACATCACGGCCTCCGGCACGGTGACGTTTGCGGCGGGCGCGCAGATCGTCCCGGTCATTCCGGCAGGCCTGCCGACGTTCGGCTCGTACACCTTCTTGACCGCCAACGGCGGCATGTTCGGTGCGGCGAATGTCGTCGGCGCCGTGGGGGGCGCGAACGCTCCTTATCTCTACAATGTCTTCATCGACACTACGAACCCGATCGTCGAAGGCTCGCCGAACTCACTGGAAGCGACCTTCCAGTTGCGTACGCCGGCGCAGTTGGGCCTTTCGGCCAACCAAGCGATCGCGCTCGATCCGATCCTCGAAGCGCTGCGTTTGGATACTGCGGCTTCAACGGCGATGGCGGCGATCACCTCGCAGTATGAGTTCTTCGATGCGTACGAAGACCTGATGCCGAACTATGCCGACGGCGCGACTGAAGTTGCGACCACGGCGATCCAGCAAATGCAGAGCGCCACCTCGAACCGTATGTCGGCAACGCGCCTGCAGGGCTTGGATGAAGTCTCGGTTTGGGGCCAGGAAATCGCTTACGGTGTAACGCGTGAAGCGCCGAACCCGAACGCGCAGGAATTCCGCGGCTCAGGCTTTGGCTTCGCGGCTGGTATCGATGGCCCGACCAATAACGGCGCCATGTTCGGCCTCTCGGCTGCGTTCATCGCATCGGAAGTGGAAGAGCCTGGCCGTCCGGACGGCGAGATTTCGACTTGGTTCGGCCAACTCAACGCGTACTATGCGACGGCTGTCGGCCCGATCGATCTCGACTTCATCGGCGGCGCAGGCGCCGGCAAGATGCAGTCACGCCGCTTTGTCGAAATCGGCAATCCGGTCGCGTTCCGTGCGCTCTCAGAAGCAGATTGGATGGCGTACGAAGGCCACGGCGCGATCCGCGCTTCCGTGCCGCTCGCGATCTCGGAAACGTTCACCGTGACGCCGCAGGCAGCATTGACCTACGTCGCGATGAACGAAGACAGCTACGAAGAAGAGGGTGGCGGTGCAGCAATCGATTACGCCGTCGACAGCGTCTTCTCGCAGCGTCTCTGGGCTGACGTGGGCGTTGAGTTCGCGGCCAACCTGCGCTTCGGCCAACAATCGGTTGTCTCGCCGCGGATCTATGCCGGCTATCGCGCCAATGCGTTGGACGCCGAGTCAGAGCGTACGGTGCGCTTCGTTTCCGGCACGACGCCATTCACGCTGACGGACGAAGGCGTGGGCGATGGCGGCCCGCTGATCGGCATCGGCTTTGACGCCACCAATGGCTACTCGACGTTCTCGCTCGGCTACGAAGGCGAGTTCAGCGACCAGATCGAGCGTCACAGCATCAACGCGGCGATCCGCTTCCGCTTCTAA
- a CDS encoding tetratricopeptide repeat protein, translating into MSEPAFVTALQKVTSGSLPLNELIVAAQQLGASGQPDLARQLYQIWIAMNGEHPLLFIAHFNCSTLLAQGGDNAGALASLRAALTINPDFAPAHINLGSALERAGDAAAAVEQWKAGLERMATVTGDTIEYKITLLKQLSRVLSDNQQHEAAEVALQQCLDLGLHQRDVVEQYAAVRLAQCKWPIATTPTKLTRGSFVSRFHPLSSCAYSDDPLQHLGLAHRYAEAVAPAITSASDRRHAPIPQGRRPRIGYVSSDLRAHAVGYLMANLFEAHDTSNVEVFIYYCGIPADDGINQRIKAAAEHWADIRNIGDDEAAALIAADEIDILIDVNGHTRDARLGIFARRPAPIQVNWLGYPGSMGSPYHHYIIGDEWVIPQDHEVYYSERVLRLPCYQPNDRKRIVDTAPPQRSEHGLPEDAFVFCCFNAAHKVTRYSFERWMAILNQVPNSVIWLLDYNTETNTRLRAAAERYGVSGDRLIFAKKVPNPRHLARYPLADLFLDTAPYGAHTTASDALWMGVPVLTYAGRSFASRVCASLVRAAGAPELITTSPDAFIKRAIALATTDQLGLKALRQRLTANRDTCTLFDIDGLARNLEGLYAQMAGDYRAGHLPKPNTANLDAYLDIGVNIDHDSIEIGAASDYHGVYRAALAVRHYNTPMQADGRLWTENDIGAAEAAPINCSASRAA; encoded by the coding sequence ATGTCAGAACCAGCGTTCGTGACGGCTTTGCAGAAGGTCACGAGCGGATCGTTGCCGCTCAACGAACTCATCGTGGCAGCCCAGCAGCTCGGCGCTTCTGGCCAGCCTGACCTCGCCCGCCAACTCTATCAGATCTGGATCGCGATGAATGGCGAGCATCCCTTGCTCTTCATCGCCCACTTCAATTGCTCCACCCTGCTCGCACAAGGCGGCGACAATGCCGGCGCGCTCGCCTCGCTGCGCGCAGCCCTCACCATCAATCCGGATTTCGCACCAGCGCACATCAATCTCGGCAGCGCGCTTGAGCGCGCCGGCGACGCCGCCGCCGCTGTCGAACAATGGAAGGCCGGCCTTGAGCGCATGGCCACGGTCACCGGCGATACGATCGAATACAAGATCACGCTTCTAAAGCAGCTCAGCCGCGTGCTCAGCGACAACCAGCAGCACGAAGCCGCCGAAGTCGCGCTTCAGCAATGCCTCGACCTTGGCCTTCATCAGCGCGACGTCGTTGAGCAATACGCCGCCGTCCGTCTCGCGCAATGCAAATGGCCGATCGCAACGACGCCCACAAAGCTCACGCGCGGCTCGTTCGTCTCACGCTTTCACCCGCTCTCCTCGTGCGCCTATTCCGACGATCCGCTACAGCACCTCGGCCTCGCGCATCGCTACGCAGAGGCTGTCGCGCCCGCCATCACCAGCGCCAGCGATCGTCGCCACGCGCCGATCCCGCAAGGCCGCCGCCCGCGCATCGGTTACGTCTCATCGGATCTCCGCGCGCATGCCGTCGGCTATCTGATGGCCAATCTCTTCGAAGCGCACGACACCTCGAACGTCGAGGTCTTCATCTATTATTGCGGCATCCCGGCCGATGACGGCATCAACCAACGCATCAAAGCCGCCGCCGAGCATTGGGCCGACATCCGCAACATCGGCGATGATGAAGCCGCCGCTCTTATCGCCGCCGACGAAATCGACATCCTCATCGACGTCAACGGCCACACGCGCGATGCCCGCCTCGGCATTTTCGCGCGCCGTCCCGCGCCGATCCAAGTCAACTGGCTTGGCTACCCGGGGTCGATGGGCAGCCCCTATCACCACTACATCATCGGCGACGAATGGGTGATCCCGCAGGACCACGAGGTCTACTATTCCGAGCGCGTGCTGCGCCTGCCTTGCTATCAGCCGAACGACCGCAAGCGCATCGTCGACACCGCACCGCCGCAACGCAGCGAGCACGGCCTTCCCGAAGATGCGTTCGTGTTTTGCTGCTTCAACGCCGCGCACAAGGTCACGCGCTATTCATTCGAGCGCTGGATGGCGATCCTCAACCAAGTGCCGAACAGCGTCATTTGGCTCTTGGACTACAACACCGAAACCAACACGCGTCTGCGCGCCGCGGCTGAACGTTACGGCGTTTCCGGTGATCGCTTGATCTTCGCCAAGAAGGTCCCGAACCCGCGCCACCTTGCGCGATATCCGCTCGCCGATCTCTTTCTCGACACCGCCCCCTATGGCGCGCACACCACCGCATCAGATGCGCTTTGGATGGGCGTTCCGGTGCTCACCTACGCTGGCCGCAGCTTCGCTTCGCGCGTCTGCGCGAGCCTCGTCCGCGCAGCGGGCGCACCGGAACTCATCACAACTTCGCCCGACGCCTTCATCAAGCGCGCCATTGCGTTGGCAACGACCGATCAGCTCGGCCTCAAGGCGCTGCGCCAGCGGCTCACCGCCAACCGCGACACCTGCACATTGTTCGATATCGACGGTCTGGCGCGCAATCTGGAGGGCCTCTACGCGCAGATGGCCGGCGACTATCGCGCAGGCCACTTGCCCAAACCCAACACCGCCAATCTCGACGCCTATCTCGATATCGGCGTGAACATCGATCACGACAGCATCGAGATCGGCGCGGCCAGCGACTATCACGGCGTCTACCGCGCCGCGCTCGCCGTCCGGCACTACAACACGCCAATGCAAGCCGACGGGCGTCTGTGGACCGAAAACGACATCGGCGCGGCCGAAGCCGCGCCGATCAACTGCTCAGCGTCACGCGCCGCTTAG